In the Anaerosporomusa subterranea genome, one interval contains:
- the secD gene encoding protein translocase subunit SecD — MKWGRTDLGRGNLVKFLVVTVAIFAVFGYYITPLSLSIKQGLDLQGGTHIVLQAVDTPEAKVDEDAVQRVMQIIERRINELGLTEPIVQRQGERRIIVELPGINEPEKAIELIGKTALLEFQDESGKTVLTGKDLKDAKAQIDQNRNLVAIEFSDEGGKKFADLTSKNVGKTISILLDKQVLTSPVVQEVITGGKAVITGNRSIDEAQRLAILLRSGSLPVKVDIMETRSVGPTLGQDAKDKSVVAFSIGIGAVVLFMLLFYRLSGFIANTALLVYVLLVMLSMKMLNATLTLPGIAGIILSIGMAVDANVLIFERFKEEYRNGKTLRAAMDAGFDRAFATILDSNLTTLIAAAVLFFLGTGTVKGFAVTLGLGIIISMFTAITVNRFLLKMIMRSGVFKDGKIFGA; from the coding sequence ATGAAATGGGGGAGAACTGATTTGGGACGGGGGAATTTAGTTAAGTTTCTAGTAGTAACTGTTGCTATTTTTGCTGTTTTCGGTTACTACATTACGCCGTTGTCTCTGTCCATCAAGCAAGGGCTTGACTTGCAAGGCGGCACCCATATTGTGCTGCAGGCAGTTGATACGCCTGAGGCTAAGGTTGACGAGGATGCCGTACAACGGGTTATGCAAATTATTGAACGCCGGATCAACGAATTAGGCCTGACTGAGCCGATCGTGCAACGTCAAGGCGAGCGCCGCATTATCGTAGAACTTCCTGGCATTAATGAGCCGGAGAAAGCTATCGAACTGATCGGCAAAACTGCCTTGCTCGAATTTCAAGATGAAAGCGGCAAAACAGTGCTTACCGGCAAAGACTTAAAAGATGCGAAAGCCCAGATCGATCAGAACCGTAATTTGGTCGCAATTGAGTTTAGCGATGAGGGTGGCAAGAAATTTGCCGATCTCACTTCGAAAAACGTCGGCAAGACAATTTCCATACTGCTTGATAAACAAGTATTGACCAGCCCTGTTGTACAAGAGGTCATTACAGGCGGAAAGGCTGTCATTACTGGTAACCGCTCGATTGACGAGGCGCAACGCCTGGCCATTCTCTTGCGTTCCGGTTCGCTGCCTGTAAAAGTAGACATCATGGAAACCCGTTCTGTCGGCCCGACACTGGGACAAGATGCCAAAGATAAAAGCGTAGTGGCATTTTCGATCGGCATCGGGGCTGTTGTTCTCTTCATGCTGTTATTTTACCGCTTATCCGGATTTATTGCTAATACAGCTCTATTGGTATATGTTTTGCTTGTAATGTTATCCATGAAGATGCTGAATGCAACGCTAACCTTACCCGGTATTGCTGGTATTATTTTGTCTATCGGCATGGCTGTCGATGCGAATGTGTTGATCTTTGAACGGTTTAAGGAAGAATACCGAAACGGCAAGACCTTGCGCGCTGCGATGGATGCCGGTTTCGACCGTGCTTTCGCTACAATTCTGGATTCTAATTTGACGACTCTGATTGCCGCGGCCGTGTTGTTCTTTTTAGGTACCGGTACGGTCAAGGGTTTTGCTGTTACATTGGGACTAGGCATCATTATCAGTATGTTTACGGCAATTACTGTGAACAGATTTTTGTTGAAAATGATTATGCGGTCCGGTGTATTTAAAGATGGCAAGATCTTTGGGGCGTAG
- a CDS encoding 5-formyltetrahydrofolate cyclo-ligase: MLEAEVKSILRRQMFLQRKTMSLEVVTAGSRTICKQLLSWPVFQQAKTVMGYLAMPGEPYLDDLLIHAIEAGKTVCVPLMGSVYGVMESAAITDLNEVVAGRLGVRMPDPSRARILDPSLIDLVLTPGVAFDDSGNRLGMGAGYYDRFLIRAPQALRAGISWSRQLVSEVPWAEHDILMQWVVTEDRIINCDKRLVWTQQ, encoded by the coding sequence ATGTTGGAAGCTGAGGTTAAATCGATACTAAGGCGTCAAATGTTCCTACAGCGAAAGACAATGTCTCTTGAAGTGGTAACAGCGGGTAGTCGGACTATTTGTAAACAATTACTGTCTTGGCCGGTCTTTCAACAGGCCAAGACAGTAATGGGGTATTTAGCTATGCCTGGCGAGCCGTATCTGGATGATTTGCTTATTCATGCTATAGAGGCAGGTAAGACAGTCTGCGTTCCGCTGATGGGCTCTGTGTATGGAGTCATGGAGAGCGCAGCGATTACAGATCTTAACGAAGTAGTTGCCGGACGGCTAGGAGTCCGCATGCCTGATCCGTCACGCGCACGTATACTTGATCCAAGCCTCATTGATTTAGTGTTGACTCCGGGTGTTGCATTTGACGACAGCGGCAACCGACTTGGTATGGGGGCAGGCTATTATGACCGCTTTCTCATACGAGCGCCGCAGGCACTCCGGGCAGGCATTAGTTGGTCGCGACAATTAGTGAGCGAAGTCCCGTGGGCGGAACATGATATCCTGATGCAATGGGTGGTTACTGAAGACAGAATCATCAACTGCGACAAGCGTCTTGTTTGGACTCAGCAATAA
- a CDS encoding HD domain-containing protein, whose amino-acid sequence MSIVTVDQLKQDHEVSVYLASSTQYLSEMGYTEHGKRHASIVSHLAEKVLRDIRFSDRECELAAIAGYLHDIANLINRYNHGGMGAVMAYQILARLRMPPEEIALVISAIGNHEEERGHSVNPVAAALILADKSDVHRGRVTNTDFAKFDIHDRVNYAAESSSLTVDRDCRTIRLELTINTQICPVMEYFEIFLGRMIMCRRAAEFLKYRFGLIINGNSLL is encoded by the coding sequence ATGTCGATTGTAACTGTAGACCAATTGAAGCAAGATCATGAAGTTAGCGTGTATTTGGCCAGCAGCACACAATACCTGAGCGAAATGGGATATACCGAACATGGGAAGCGGCATGCTTCGATAGTTTCGCACCTTGCGGAAAAGGTATTGCGAGACATAAGATTTTCTGACCGGGAGTGTGAGCTGGCTGCTATTGCCGGTTATCTGCATGATATCGCTAATCTGATTAATCGCTACAACCATGGCGGTATGGGGGCGGTAATGGCGTATCAAATTCTTGCCCGTTTGCGCATGCCACCGGAGGAAATCGCCTTAGTTATTTCGGCAATTGGCAATCATGAGGAAGAGAGAGGGCATTCGGTGAATCCTGTGGCTGCGGCGCTCATTTTAGCGGATAAATCTGATGTTCATCGCGGCAGAGTGACCAACACCGACTTTGCAAAATTTGACATTCATGATCGTGTCAATTATGCGGCAGAATCAAGTTCTTTGACCGTTGATCGGGACTGCCGCACCATAAGACTTGAGTTAACCATTAACACGCAGATTTGTCCAGTAATGGAGTATTTTGAGATATTTCTCGGACGTATGATCATGTGTCGCCGAGCAGCAGAGTTTTTAAAGTACCGTTTTGGTCTAATTATCAACGGCAATTCTTTACTGTAA
- the yajC gene encoding preprotein translocase subunit YajC, which yields MIQSYAPIILMAVIFYFMLYRPQKKEQKKRSEMLNSLKKGDKVVTIGGMYGVITAINDKTVTLRVADKVELDFLRSAIANQQNVG from the coding sequence ATGATTCAGTCATATGCACCGATTATCCTGATGGCGGTCATTTTCTATTTCATGTTGTACCGTCCGCAAAAGAAAGAACAGAAGAAACGGTCTGAAATGCTTAACAGCCTCAAAAAAGGTGACAAAGTTGTTACAATTGGCGGCATGTATGGTGTTATTACCGCTATCAATGACAAGACGGTAACATTGAGAGTTGCTGACAAAGTAGAACTTGATTTCTTGCGCAGCGCGATCGCCAATCAGCAGAACGTAGGTTAA
- the secF gene encoding protein translocase subunit SecF has product MKYSFPIIKRSKLWFLISALFIVPGLISMMVQGFNFGIDFTGGTLLDMKFAQPVSVGQVREVLKPLDLEQSVIQLATSEQTDKSQNVLIRTRILSDSDRRTAVETLQSKLGKADVLRNEHVGAVVGGELARNAIYALLASMVMMVIYITYRFEFKFAISGIAALVHDVLVVLGFFSIFQIEIDGTFVAALLTIIGYSINDTIVIFDRIRENLKTQRKDEALDDLVDRSIWQTMTRSIYTVLTVLFTTLSLYVFGGESTKNFALAMLVGIASGSYSTLFNASPIWVALRNREQRRRQEARARGAK; this is encoded by the coding sequence ATGAAATATTCATTTCCTATTATCAAGAGAAGCAAATTATGGTTCCTAATCTCTGCGCTGTTCATTGTTCCAGGGTTAATTTCCATGATGGTGCAGGGCTTTAATTTTGGTATTGATTTCACCGGTGGTACATTATTGGATATGAAATTCGCACAGCCGGTGTCTGTCGGACAAGTGCGTGAAGTGCTGAAACCGCTAGATTTAGAACAAAGCGTGATCCAATTGGCAACGTCCGAGCAGACGGACAAATCGCAGAATGTATTGATCCGTACCCGCATATTGTCAGATTCGGATCGTCGAACTGCAGTCGAGACTCTGCAGAGTAAACTTGGGAAAGCCGATGTTTTGCGCAACGAGCATGTTGGCGCCGTCGTTGGCGGTGAGTTAGCAAGAAATGCAATTTACGCATTGCTTGCTTCTATGGTCATGATGGTCATCTATATTACCTATCGGTTTGAGTTTAAATTTGCGATTTCAGGGATTGCCGCACTGGTGCATGATGTCCTGGTTGTATTGGGTTTCTTCTCGATCTTTCAAATCGAAATCGATGGAACTTTTGTGGCTGCGCTGCTTACCATCATCGGCTATTCGATTAATGATACGATCGTTATTTTCGACCGTATTCGTGAAAACTTGAAGACTCAGCGCAAGGATGAAGCACTGGATGACTTAGTAGATCGTAGTATCTGGCAAACAATGACTCGGTCAATTTATACTGTTTTGACTGTCTTGTTTACTACTCTTTCTTTGTATGTCTTTGGCGGAGAATCGACAAAGAACTTTGCACTGGCTATGCTGGTCGGCATTGCCAGCGGCAGCTATTCCACACTTTTTAACGCCAGTCCAATCTGGGTAGCCTTGAGAAACCGTGAACAACGCCGGAGGCAAGAAGCAAGAGCGCGCGGCGCGAAATAG
- the tgt gene encoding tRNA guanosine(34) transglycosylase Tgt translates to MTDAIRYELVKQCAHTGARAGILHTPHGSFNTPMFMPVGTQATVKAMSPRELTEMGAGIILSNTYHLFLRPGHELVAEAGGLHKFMGWDRGILTDSGGFQVFSLGDLRKISEEGVAFRSHIDGSRQFLSPEIATQVQNALGSDILMAFDECVPYPAEYDYAKRSTERTTRWAERCLKAHSRADQGLFGIVQGGMYKDLRAQSAAELTSLDFPGYGIGGLSVGEPKHLMYEMLEHTTPRLPTNKPRYLMGVGTADCLVEGVMRGVDMFDCVFPTRVARNGTTMTKNGRLVVKNAEFARDLRPIDPDCGCYACQNFSRAYIRHLFKADEIFGLRLTTIHNLYHLLDFMRRMRQAIIEDRFLAFREEFWEYYPKEEN, encoded by the coding sequence TTGACGGACGCGATCAGATATGAATTAGTTAAACAATGTGCACACACCGGTGCAAGAGCCGGGATTCTTCATACTCCGCACGGATCATTTAATACTCCCATGTTCATGCCGGTGGGCACGCAAGCAACGGTTAAAGCAATGTCGCCGCGCGAATTGACGGAAATGGGCGCAGGTATCATATTAAGCAATACCTATCACCTATTTCTTCGCCCCGGCCATGAGTTAGTCGCTGAAGCAGGCGGGCTGCATAAGTTCATGGGCTGGGATAGAGGTATTCTAACAGATAGTGGCGGTTTCCAGGTTTTTAGTCTTGGTGACTTGAGAAAGATCAGTGAAGAAGGGGTAGCGTTTCGCTCTCATATCGATGGCTCACGGCAGTTTCTGTCGCCGGAAATCGCCACCCAAGTGCAAAATGCCTTGGGATCAGACATCCTAATGGCATTTGACGAATGTGTCCCCTATCCTGCAGAGTATGACTACGCGAAGCGCTCAACTGAGCGAACTACCCGCTGGGCTGAACGTTGCCTGAAAGCTCATTCCCGGGCGGACCAAGGCTTGTTTGGCATTGTTCAGGGGGGAATGTATAAAGACTTGCGGGCGCAAAGCGCTGCTGAACTGACATCTCTTGACTTTCCCGGCTACGGCATTGGCGGTCTTAGTGTGGGTGAGCCGAAGCATCTAATGTATGAAATGCTTGAGCATACTACTCCCCGGTTGCCTACAAATAAACCTCGCTATTTAATGGGTGTAGGGACCGCTGATTGTTTGGTGGAAGGCGTAATGCGCGGTGTTGATATGTTTGATTGCGTTTTCCCGACGCGAGTGGCGAGAAATGGAACGACTATGACGAAAAACGGCCGACTGGTTGTAAAAAATGCCGAATTTGCACGTGATCTGCGCCCCATCGATCCCGATTGCGGTTGTTACGCCTGTCAAAACTTCTCACGCGCCTATATCCGGCATCTCTTTAAGGCTGACGAAATCTTCGGCTTGCGACTGACCACGATTCATAACCTTTATCATTTGCTGGATTTCATGCGCCGTATGCGCCAAGCCATTATCGAAGATCGTTTTCTTGCTTTTCGTGAGGAATTTTGGGAATACTATCCCAAAGAGGAAAACTAG